The window ATACACAATGCTTAAGGGTCTGCATCTCACTGAATATACAACCGAATAACGCATTTAAATATTGTAAACTGTAGTTTAAATTGTGAAGTACAAGATGGAACTAAAATCGGGCTAATTGGACAAATAATGAAGATGTTATGACACTTCAAAATTGGCTAAAAATTTGCAAACATGCTGAAACAGAAAATAAAAATTGTGACTTTTCAAATCGGTTCGCTCATTTTGGCCCAaataagcccttattcgggtaacccggaccgaataacccgaaaactGAATAAGCCTCATATATATACCAGAAAACCAAATCGAATTGTTTATTCGGACCTAATTAGGTTCGGTTCAGTTTGGTTCGGGTTTTCGGACCAAATTTTCATCCCTAGTTTGGAGAACTGTTTGAACATGATTAGatattatatcataataaaatataattatatttaaaaatttatgaattttagTAAATTTGAAAGTTTAAACATAAAAATCGTTCctttaaacaaaatttttttgATGATATATAAAGatagatttttattatttaaattctTTTCAAACAAATTGAAATACAGAACTTGTTTTTGAACATCAAGaatataaattgtattttaaaaactttattgTTACAATTAATTaatgaaatatgtttttttttgttataaaaaagGTTACAACTAAAACATTGAAGCAGTAGCAATACAGTGCACTGCTGTCTCCGCAGTTGAACATTCTTGATCTAGAAATCCCACTGGTTGAAAAATAAAAATGAGCAGTAGCAAAGTTTAATTGGCTAAGTCGGGTATTATGAAAGTGAGGTATTATGGAATATTCAAATTGGTAAGATATTGTTGTGGGatataaacttttaaaataacaaaatgaaaaattgttttacatAATTGATCAGGTTATTCGGTTTATCGGTCAAaccaaataataaaaacataaattgaaaacgaAACCAAATATGATTACAGATAATCGGTTAAATTGAAAACCGATTAAGGTCAACCGAGTAAACCGAACATTTTCCATGTGCATATCGTAATTATGCAAATTCAATATAATAACTTAAAAGTTACACATTTCTATTcaaaaaaatgaatataaaagAGTTCAGTTGAAAAATAAAttgcttaaaattttaaaatggttCAAAACTCTTCTCTTGTCTATGTTTCTTGACGCTATCTCGAATGTATTTTTCCACTAAATAATTTTTTTGTAATTTAACGGTAGAGATGAAACGTGTTAACTATTAATTTGGTAAAATAACCGCGTATCAACATCAAAAACTATTATCCAAATCCAAAATTATACATCAAATAAGTTCAACCAACCCAAAATTAAATTTTTAGAAAGATATTAAATTCCAAATATAAGTTActaatcaaataaattaaaacTCCTTAAAATAACACTTTTTGCTTCCAAGTTTTTATTAAGACAACTGATATGGCTATTACAATTGGAGTTAAAAGCAAAGAATTAGTCAACCACAATAAATTTGTTGCAAGTCAAAAAACGCCACCGAACTCTTTGAACATAAGAAATGGATAAGAACTCGAATCAACCGACTACTTTTCTCTCCTTCTTGTCCATTCAAAAAGAGCCATTGACCATAAAGACTTTTAAAAGAAGTTTTCACCTAGGGTTATAAATAGTTAACACATCTTCCCATTAATTAAACACAAACAAAAACCTAATTTAACCATGGTTATCCGAAGTCTCATTTTGCTCGTATTCCTAACCATCGTGAATCTTCCCTTCAATCATGGTCAGACAGAATCTTCCGAACCTCTAGATGTCCGAGCTGCGTATTGGCCTACGTTCATTGATTATCCCGCTTCTAATATCGACACGTCGCACTTCTCGCACATTTACTTTGCATTTGTTCTTCCGTCTCCGACAACTTACGTACTCAATATCACACCAGATCATGTCACAAACCTACTCGAATTTACCAACGCCAAGAGTGATTGGAATCCGCCAGCCAAGACCATCTTATCAGtcggaggtggtggaggtgatgACTTAAGGGCCACTTTCTCTCGCATGGCTAGTAATCAATATTCTCGTGCAAGTTTTATTAATTCGACTATTGAAGTAGCCCGAAAATACCAGTTTGATGGTATAGATCTTGATTGGGAATACCCATCAAGCGATTCTGATATGGCGAATCTAGGTTTATTACTTAACGAATGGCGAGAGGCTATTGAGCAAGAGGCCAATGTCAACCAAAAACAACGGCTCATACTGACATCGGCCGTTTATTATGCCTCCAGAGTTTACTCCGATAACGGACCTTTATTGTACCCGATCAAAGCGATAACTCAATCTGTTGATTGGATTAGTCCGATGTGTTATGATTATCATGGTTCTTGGGAAAATTTCACTGGATTGCATTCTGCATTATACGACCCAGATAGTGATCTCAATACAGATTTTGGTATCGGGTCATGGATTAAGGCAGGTGTGGCGCCTGAAAAGATTGTAATGGGCCTGCCGTTATATGGAAAGACATGGTCACTTGCGGACCCGAAGGTCAACAATGTCGGGGCCAAAACCATTGGGACAGGCCCGGGAAGTGGAGAACTGAGATACTCTGAAGTCATTGATTTCAATAAGAAGAATAGTGCAATGGTTGTGTTCGATGACAAAAGGGTTTCATATTATTCGTATTCTGGAAATTCATGGATGTCGTATGATGATGTCCGATCAATTCAATCGAAAGTCCGTTATGCAAAAAATCAGGCCCTAAGTGGCTATTTCCTTTGGGCATTGGGCCAAGATTTAGATTGGGCTTTATCGAGTGCAGCATCTGAAACATGGTTAAATTGAACCGATTAATACTTGTGTTTTCTATgtttatgttatatttatatgGGAACATACGTCGTTTTTGTAACGTCAATATGTTACTTTTCAAGAATAACTACTCTTCAAGCCTATTTTAATAATTTTGTAAAACTGTTTATTAGTTTATCTACTCTagcaaatgaaagttttttttcttcaaaatgtcatcctttcattcaatttgtcaaaaacaaatggtccctgtgatttGTTGAAAATTGTCAcattggtccaaaaaagtttggaccACCACCACaggtttaaaattttcattttgttgcgagttcaGTCCAAAACACTTTAAAAATTCTTCAAATGACAGATTTGTCATTTTCTATTTGTTTTTTCATTtactattttattattatttaattacaaagggtctctctctctctctctctctctctctctctctctctctcatgatgTCGTATGAAAAATACCCCCTTTCATCGGAGAAAACATTTATTTCCCTTCATATTTCCAGTCACGAAACCCTACCGGAAAACCTAATCTCCTCCCTTCCCTGCCACTAAATCATCAACGTCACTGTCGCCCCATCTTGATTCGTCGCCACTCCAACGTCACCATGATTACACCTCACATGAATCTTTTCTTGTTGAATCAACTGAGTGTGGATGTTGAAGAATTGAAATAATCTCATATAAGCTTTAATCTTCTAACCGAGGTTACTTGCTGAAGCTTAATCTGCTCTCTCAACTTGGCTATAAATTCATCGACTTTCATATCAACCTCACTAGAATGTGGTAGAGTGCATCTAAGTTTCTTTGTTCATGGTTTGCTAGTAAGATGAAGAATGGTGAATTGAAGGTAAGATTAATAAGGATGAATTGCAGGTAAGATGAAGAAGGTTCTTAAGGTAAATCACACTGTCACTCCTCCTATTGCTACCACTACTTGGTACGACGTAAATTTCTTAACTCGGAGACCAAATTTGCGAAAATTGGCATTCtacctgtgtgtgtgtgtgtgtgtctaggTTTTTTTATTAGGAGTGACAGAAGGTTAGAGAAGGAAGATTCTGATGCCAAATCAACTTTAGCATTGCTCGAAGCAATCCCGTCGTTGGTCACCATGCTTGATTCTGACGATCTCGATTCTCAAATCGCCACTCTCTACATCCTTCTAAATCTTGGAATCGACAATAACTCGTAAGTACATCCCTCCTATATTCAAACCAATCGATTTTCAAGCACCAGTTGATACTCACATGAAATCATTTCTTGAAAACGTTGGTCAATCAATGTTGTTCTCCTTACCTTAACGTCGTCATTTCCCACAACAAGTGGTTGTCTTTGATTGTCTTCTTTTTCTCCCTTTGGCATTTGTCGAATGCTTCTCCGGTGATGAAACTGATGAACTCAGTTCCTTTTTTGCTTATACCTATTTCAAGGAAGAGGGTAAAACTGTGAAATTCTTTGAAAAAAAAGGGAAGagaaggaagagagagagagagagagagagagagagagtgaaagagaaagagagagagggggagagggaggggagagaaagagagagagagagagagagagagagagagagagagagagatagatagatagagagagagagagaaagatgaccctttgtaattaaataata of the Lactuca sativa cultivar Salinas chromosome 6, Lsat_Salinas_v11, whole genome shotgun sequence genome contains:
- the LOC111914130 gene encoding class V chitinase CHIT5a — its product is MVIRSLILLVFLTIVNLPFNHGQTESSEPLDVRAAYWPTFIDYPASNIDTSHFSHIYFAFVLPSPTTYVLNITPDHVTNLLEFTNAKSDWNPPAKTILSVGGGGGDDLRATFSRMASNQYSRASFINSTIEVARKYQFDGIDLDWEYPSSDSDMANLGLLLNEWREAIEQEANVNQKQRLILTSAVYYASRVYSDNGPLLYPIKAITQSVDWISPMCYDYHGSWENFTGLHSALYDPDSDLNTDFGIGSWIKAGVAPEKIVMGLPLYGKTWSLADPKVNNVGAKTIGTGPGSGELRYSEVIDFNKKNSAMVVFDDKRVSYYSYSGNSWMSYDDVRSIQSKVRYAKNQALSGYFLWALGQDLDWALSSAASETWLN